DNA sequence from the Agrobacterium tumefaciens genome:
GAGACCCTCGACACCGAAGTTCGACAGGATGCGACCCTGCTGCGAGAACCAGAAATCGAAATATTTGATGGTTTCGACGGGGTGTTCGTTGGTCGCCGAAATAGCCCAGCCGACGGGCTGGACACGCAGGCGGCGGGAATCCTCGAAACGCTCACCTGAAACCGTCTTCGGCGGAAGCATCGGCTTCAGTGCAAAGCCAGCAATCTTCGGCGACAGCGCGTCATTATAGGTCGAGGTGCTGGCGAACCAGTCATGTGTCATGCCGCCGAGATTGTTGCCCAGCAGATATTCGCGCGAGCGGGCGCCGCGGGTGAATATCTCCTTGTCGATCAGCCCTTCCTTGTACCACTTGGCGACATTGGAAATGCCGGTCTTGTAGTTGTCTTCCGCCCAGGGGTGACGCAGCTTTCCGTCATAGACGGCAAAGTCGCCATACCGCTCCGATCCCGAAACGCGTGCGTCCCACAGATTGATGAGGCGGACGGCATCGATTTCCTCACGGGCAAAATAAGGCACCTCATCCTTGAGGCCGTTGCCGTTGGGGTCCTTGTCGCGGAAGGCTTTCAGAACCTCGTAGACCTCTTCCGGTGTCTCCGGCTGCTTCAGGCCAAGCTTGTCGAGCCAGTCCTGGCGGATGAACCAGCCGCGCGAGAACTTGCCATCAGGCACATAGGGAATGAAGTAAAGCTTGCCGTCCGGTCCGGAGATGGCGTTGCGGATGTCCTTGTGGCTGTCGAAGAAGGCTTTGAGGTTGGGGGCGTTTTCCTCGATCAGATCGTCGAGTGGAATAAACGCGCCTTCCAGTCCGTAGCGAATGAAGTCTTCCTTCAGCCCACCGGTGGCGTCGCCGCCGACGATATCGGGAAGGTTGCCAGAGGCGATCAGAAGGTTGAATGCATCGCGGCTGCTGGTGGTCGCCAGTGACGCCACGTTGCGGACATGGATGTTGGTGATTTCCGCGGCCTTCTGCTCCACCGGCCATTTTTCCGAATAAACGTATTTGTCGCGGAAGTGGAAATGGATCGTCAGTTCCAGCGGGTCTTCGGTGATCTTGCCCGCATCCTGCGCCAATGCCGGCAAGGCCAGGGTTGCGGCTGTCATCAACGCCAGTAGGCGCGCGCCTTTTCGTAGTGCTCTCACAGGTTCTCCTCCCTTGTGCTGCTACTCTTTCACTCCGCCCAGCAGAATTCCTTTGGTGAAATACTTCTGCGCGTAGGGGTAAATGATGAGGACGGGAATGATGGATGCGATCATGATCGCTGATGTCACCGTCTCGAACGAATAATGGGCGGTGAGCAGGCTCGAGGCGAATTCGTCGTTCGAGTTGAGGTCGACGATGACGCGCTTGAGATAGACCTGAAGCGGGATTTTTTCTTCACCGCGCAGCAGCACCATGGCCCAGAAATAGCCGTTCCAGCGTGAAACGATGCAGAACAGCGCAACGGTGACGATTGCGGGCTTGGAAAGCGGAATGAACACCTTCCACAGCAGCTGCAATTCGCTGGCGCCGTCCATCTTGGCGGCCTCTTCGAAGGACTTGGGCACGGCTTCGAAGAAATTGCGCAGCAGAATGACGTTGAAGGCGTTTGCCGCAAAGCCGAGGATGATGCCGAAGCGGCTGTCGAGAAGTCCAAGGTCGCGCATGTTCAGAAAGAAGGGGATCATGCCGGCGTTGAACCAGAGCGTAAACGCGATGGCGATGTTGAAGAAGGTGCGGCCGCGCAGGCGCTTGCGCGAGAGGGCATAGGCTCCGGGGATCATGATCAGCAGGCTCATCAGCGTGCCGCCGAAGGTGTAGATGAAGGTGTTGCCATAAGCGACCCAGAACATCCTGTCGGACAGGACCCGGTCATAGGCGGCAAGCGTGACGTCTATCGGCCAGAGCGTGACGCGACCGGCCGTGAC
Encoded proteins:
- a CDS encoding extracellular solute-binding protein, which translates into the protein MTAATLALPALAQDAGKITEDPLELTIHFHFRDKYVYSEKWPVEQKAAEITNIHVRNVASLATTSSRDAFNLLIASGNLPDIVGGDATGGLKEDFIRYGLEGAFIPLDDLIEENAPNLKAFFDSHKDIRNAISGPDGKLYFIPYVPDGKFSRGWFIRQDWLDKLGLKQPETPEEVYEVLKAFRDKDPNGNGLKDEVPYFAREEIDAVRLINLWDARVSGSERYGDFAVYDGKLRHPWAEDNYKTGISNVAKWYKEGLIDKEIFTRGARSREYLLGNNLGGMTHDWFASTSTYNDALSPKIAGFALKPMLPPKTVSGERFEDSRRLRVQPVGWAISATNEHPVETIKYFDFWFSQQGRILSNFGVEGLTYEMVDGKPQFKKEILDNKDPVNAQLWAVGAAIPRGYWMDYEYERQWTNKIALEGIDMYEKCNCLKDEFMGVSLNAEEKATFDRYWPSILTYMTEMQQTWILGAQDVDTGWDAYKKRLTALGYDEVIKMMQSAYDRQYKAAQ
- a CDS encoding carbohydrate ABC transporter permease, with protein sequence MANFNLYSRGDRIFGWANAILLGLFVLSTLYPFIYVLSVSLSSGAAVTAGRVTLWPIDVTLAAYDRVLSDRMFWVAYGNTFIYTFGGTLMSLLIMIPGAYALSRKRLRGRTFFNIAIAFTLWFNAGMIPFFLNMRDLGLLDSRFGIILGFAANAFNVILLRNFFEAVPKSFEEAAKMDGASELQLLWKVFIPLSKPAIVTVALFCIVSRWNGYFWAMVLLRGEEKIPLQVYLKRVIVDLNSNDEFASSLLTAHYSFETVTSAIMIASIIPVLIIYPYAQKYFTKGILLGGVKE